The following DNA comes from Castanea sativa cultivar Marrone di Chiusa Pesio chromosome 10, ASM4071231v1.
GCACAAGTGCTTGTAAATATCTGGGCTATAGGCAGGGACGCCAGTATATGGGAAATCCCAAACTCATTTGAGCCAGGGAGGTTCATGGGATCAGAAATTGATGTCAAGGGAAGGAATTTTGAGCTTATTCCATTTGGTGCAGGAAGGAGAATGTGTCCTGGATTACCATTGGCATTAAGAATGTTACACTTGATGTTGGGTTCGCTTATACACACCTTTGATTGGAAAGTTGAAGGTGGTTTTAAGCCCAAAGATATCTACTTTGAAGAGAAGTTTGGTTTAACCTTACAGAAGGCAAAGCCCCTACGAGCTATTCCTATCATGGTGTAATAGTTTTATGTACTCTCCCTCCCCTCCTTCCATCCAAACCAGCCTCCtctaattagtaattattaTTGTCTGTCCTAAGGGCTTAAAATTCAACGTTATTATCATATAAGAAAGTAATATCTATTCAATAAAAGTGTAATAATTATCAGTTATCTCACCTAACTTCTCTTGCACATACCAGCCTCCTTTAATTAGCAATTATTATTTCTTGTCCATTTAAGGGGCTTAAAATTCAACGTTATTGCCATTGccttattcaacaaaaaaataaaatcaacatTATTGTCATATAAGAGAGCAATATCTATTCAATAGAATTGTAATAATGATCATACCTAACTTCTTGCACATTATGTACATactaacattttcattttactattgcatacccttggtgcgatagtcactccataagtataagtacgTGTAGGGCATGGGAGGTAAATGccaaggttcaagtctctagaagggagcttcacacgCATATATAGTaagattatgctagagtagaatttctatcttatataaaaaaaataaaaaaataaaacattttcacgcttcagtgtaaaataaatatcacatttttggatttttaaacCTTTGCATAAACGCACACAATTCTAAAGATTGTTGGTACAaatgtgaaaaatgaaaatttattaaataattcaGGAGCATACTCCAACCtcatgtgagagagaggaaataTACTCTCAGAGTATCcaatactagcctcatcacacgcgcgaagcgcgtgtgatgaggcttttATTTTtcgcgcgtgtgatgaggcttttatttttttggtttagtatCATACATTTTTCACTTATCTCAATTTGAGGTTCACACTTTTTCTCGTAAAAATTGTGCATTTAGAACTATTAATATGGTCAGAAATGTCATAAGACCAGCTCTAAAAACTGAATATTGAAATAGTATTAAAATCATATGTTCGTGTagatttgttcattttttagagCTAGCTTTATGGCATTTCTAACCGTATTAGTAGTTCTAAATGTGCAATTTTTGTGGGAAAAAGTGTAAATCTCAAATTGAGATAagtgaaaaatatatgatactaaaaaaaaaaatccttatcgCACGTGCGAAGTGCGTGTGATGAAGCTAGTAtataactcttttattttattttattttaacttattgTCATCATTTTCCATTCATCTCAATTTGAGGTTTATGCAGTTGTCCAATAATatggttttttgttgttgttgatttaAGGCAAATATTTCGGCAATTAACTTAGACAGAGTAAAATTAGGGTGATTAACttaatttctatctttttcttaatatttaaaAGTAATAATACTCTcttatatgttgattttttattgttataatattcttaaaaagttgTGAATTTTTGTGACACAAACCCTAATCTCTATCTGTGTAGTTGAAAAAAATCATCTTCTCAACGTGCAAATAATAGATCAACAACCATAGCTAAACTGTAGGtgcaacaatatatatatgccTTGAATTTCATAGCAAAATCAAATAATCGATCAAACTTCCAAATTCCAAATGGAGTAATAGTAACTCTGAGCAGTAAACCGAATGCTCATagtattacaaatttaaattgaaatattaacataaattttaaaaactaagaACTATCTACTCCAATGATTATAGCTCATCACTGACTCTCTTCAATCTCTCTCACTGTTATTAATGCTAACAACTATGTCGTTGATGATCAACTACAACACTACCCAGGCACAACATCTTTGGAGACAACGTTGGCCTCATTTTAAAAATGGGTCACTCACCTgagaaataataagaaaaattttagacGTTTGcaaaccaaatattttttacaaacacCTAGAACACGTATTTAACCACAAAAGCAACGGACTCAACTCACCACATTCCCCAAATTATGAAATgtagaaatataaaagaaaaaaatgaagaacaattaaagaaatttaaaaaaaaaaaaaaaaaaggaagaaccAAAAccgcaaaattaaaagaaaatagatatTAAAGAggctaaaaaaaatgagaagaggTTGTTCGGTGGGAGGACATTACCAATTACCAAAGTCAAGTAGATGAGCGGATTCGGAGTGGCTCTAGATCTAGACTCTAGAGTGGCAATAGAAAAGAAGAATGGCCAAGATTTGCTTTCTCTCCCCACTGGCCAAATCTCTTTTTGGCAGCCTCTTCTTCTCtccacgtaaaaaaaaaaaatagatacaGGATAAAAAAGAGATGAGAAGAAAGTgcaactttttatataaaaaaatttgttagagaaGAAAGTGTATAGCAGCATAATAACTGATCAATAGTGGCTAGCGGAGAAAGTTTGAACTGCAAAGAAACTGAAAAGGAACTgatgaaaaatgtattttacaatgaatttggtttacaatttattgtaaaagggaaaaaaaattaagtttagtAATTGTATAAGTGGAAAACGTAGTTGGCAAATTAAAAGCAATTTTTTAGGAGTGAAACATGGTAAATCTGATCGGttaaaaaaagggggaaaaatgattttgttaattaaaaaaagttgaaaatgttcaatcaaaataaaaagtggaaagttatccaaaaaaaaaaaaaaactaacgtGAGAGAGAAATGGGGAAAAACCTATAATTTAAGCCTTTGAAACAGATGaatttgaggtattttggacataaaaattgagaaatccaaacaagaaaaatccATTAAAAAGGATTCTGGAacaatatttagttatttacctttaattaaagtttttaatCTTTAATTATAAGAGCATTCATATCAAGAATGctataaaatataacatttagcatctcaaaaagttatttcatctattttaacaactcactttataatacactTAACATCACACGTTCTATTATTTTACtacttcatttaatttttttttttattctttctttatgttttctttattctttgtttCCAAATGTATTTTCATTTGATCATCTGAACATAGCAAGCATATTTTTCAAAACCCgactttttttaatgagaaaattttttaattgaacaatcatatttttgaaaatccatGTTTATAATCATTAtcatattttttggattttttttgtccTTCAACTACCATGtacattatttataaattttttttcccttcaactaCCATGAATGTATCTTGTACTTGATGTGTATGAGACATTTCTCTCACTGACATGTGGGCTCCACATTGGGCGCAATTGAAAATTTACGTAAGGAATGGCACAAGGAACTAAACTATCAACCTATCAAACACTATTTACGTAAGGAACCTGCTTGTTTCAAAggccaaaatttcaaaaaggaaCCTGCTTGTTTCAAAGTCCAAAATTTACAATTTGCTAAAGTCATGCCTAATTGCAACAAAGTCCAAAGAGTTCATCAAGAACGTGAGTTAAGAGTATATTCTGATGGAAGACCAGCAAGAATATAAGAGTTAATTTCATAATCACCAAGTGATTGACATGGTTGGACGTGAGTCAACATCAATTTCTCCTTGTATGATACTGGTGTGAAACGGCAAGTCTCCATATGAGTCCATAGTAGATAATGTACAAAATGACACAGCCTACTTGTTAAAGACACTCCTACAAGGCAcccaaatcaccaaaaatatgAGATGATATAAAAAAGACAATCAATTGAAGCTCAGTATAAAATACAAACCGACGATAAGTCTACATTAAGAtaatttccatttaaaaaaaacattaggaTAACTTAGATAAAGGTCCACAAAcactatacattttttttatatattaaaaaaagtcttttctcaaaaaaaaaaaggcaaaaatgcaaaaaggCTTGGATTTCGTTCTTAACTCACCGAGTCTCGATTCACTCCATCTCTCGAGTCACGACTTCCATTGAGTCCGAAATCCAAGCCTGGATCGATCGTGAGAGCATTGGGACCTTGACACGTGTACTACTTGAGCAACCAAAATTCAACAACGAGGACGAATTGATCAAGCTCTTGACCCAGCTCAAGAATCGAGTCTCTTAAGGTTTCAACCGCGAGTTACAAGATTTAGTCatagggtccatttggatagaacttattgctgaaaactgaaaacactgtagcaaaataatttttaaatgtgtgaatagtgctatgagacccatttttaatgaaaaaattgttgaaaagtgaagtttatgggtcccatgaacagtcaACAACTacgccttaaaaaaaaaaaaaaaaaagagaaaacacgTAAGAAGAAAACGCAACCGTGAATAAGTTGGATCCAAACACTCACCTAAAGTCCAaccttaatattttaaaaaaaaaaaaaaagatttttcttattttcttttaattccgaattaaaatttttttttttaaaaaaaaaaggcaaaacggCGTCGTTTCAGGAGTTCTAACGAAAGCCACTAACTGAGTTATAACAGGGTCctgcattgacaaaaattgcaagttagagaactaaaatgacaaaactgaaaattagattattgaaatgaaaaaatgtgaaagttagagaattagttttgcatttttgccaaaaaaaaaatctctaaacaTGCTGTGTGTGAGAGATATGAACTATTACGCTTTAGCAACAACCACAGGAATGGCAACAAGTGGAATAACCTTCTGCATTGTAATTCCAAATTTGTCGCTCGTGTCAATATCTTCTGGTGCCATTTGATCAAGAAGCCTCCAATCAAAGCGGTGAATGAGAGAAGCTAGCAACAAGCTCAACATTCTTATAGCAAGAGTTAAACCTGGACAAATCCACCTCCCATAACCAAATGGGATAAAAGAGAAATTTGTGCCTCTAAAATCCACTTCGTTGCCCCTGAACCTTTCTGGTATCAATTGTGTTGGCTTGTCCCAGTACATAGGGTCTCGGGCTATTGCCCATGCATTCATAAACACTTGGGTGTGCTTAGGAATGGTGTATCCACAAACTTCTACATCCATCTCAGCACGATGAGGCAGGAGAAGAGGTGCTGTTGGATGAAGCCGCATTGTTTCCTTAAGCAAAGTTTGTAAATAGGGAAGTCGTGGGATATCTTTCTCTTCGATGCTTCGTCCAAATCCAATTGTTTCACCAAGTTCTTGCTTTGCCTTGGCCATTATGTCAGGATTGCTAGGAAGCTCAGTCATTGCTCATTCCATTGTAGTGGTAGTTGTATCAGTTCCTCCAATGAACAAGTCCTGATACAatgtatttaaacaaaaaaatgcgATAGGGGTctccaatttctaaaaatttgagTGGGGAGTCTATTAAGATAGTGTAAAACTGGAACttgatcctctctctctctctctctctctatatatatatatatataaagattgtGTGATGatttgaagaaagaagaagacataAGGGAGTTTAAGAAGGATTACAAGGCCTTTTTCTGGTTTTTCTGATGCCTTCTTTGGCTCATTTTATGGTTTTTGGTACAACAGAAAAAATTAAgcagacaaaaatattttgtggTGAACTTAAAAGTCAAAACAAACCCAATGgagcagaatttttttttcaaaatgatatGTACTTAATAAAACACCACAAATAATGTCCACAGACTCCACACAATGAAATTTGTCCCAATAGTAACTTTTCTCTCCTTACAATTATCATTTGTTGAACGATCATtgactttttttcttaaatgacataattttttttcttgagagaatcaatttctcacttaattttttaagtaaatttcGACTTTGGTGTCTATTTTCTGATGAGATTCTCCAAATAGCCCAGAAAGCAGAAAATGTTATTTATCTTCACTtagtttttatgaataaaagtttttattcaTATAGTTATTTGAGAATTACAAGAAAtagtaataacttttttttaaccaaataatggaaaatattttctattcatTTCAAGATCACAACCAATTAGGAAAACATCTTTAGTTTCAAAACAAACCAAACTTAACTCAAGCCTcccttttttaaattttgaagacAGTTTTAGtgcatctttttcttttgctttgttgtcATACTTGCATTCAagatttttatgaatgaattctcaaaaaaaaaaaaagatttttatgaTTGGATAGCTTTTCAGATATTGATTtccttacttttatttttgactTTGATACTTAACTTGCTTTTCAGACACTAATTGATCATTTGGTTTTTAAGTGTCCATGTGATCCACATGCCATACTTAAAGTTATATTATGTGTCCATGTGAAcctttttttaaagttatattattcaaaaaggagtttttttttttttctttaagaagtCATAAGTCCACTGAGTTATACATTTAGGATGAAATTAAGACTTTGTTTGTCATTAGCTTTAGattttagcttttagtttttatcttttctgtacaactttttaaaacttcatttttcccccttttttcttactttttaaaaaaatttcaaggtacaagtatactttagtatattttgtaaaaagtttttagtgAATAAACTATTAACAAACCAACACTAAATGTATTGAGTTAACATGTTGCATTAAGAAGTACATGTACCCAGTACCAGTATATAGTGTAGTCTGTatctttgtttttcattttttgagttGAGAAGATTATGTATTTTGTATCTAAACAAGTTTCATTTTCTTGACAAACAATGATATCCGGACCTCTTCAAGTATCTGACTATTCGTTCAAGTGTATGCAATCCCTTTATCTCACACACACTAGGTTATTACAAGGAGGAATCCCATTGGGTGACCCTAAGATATTAATAAGAGGTTTTGAACTTGGGACTCATAAATATTATGAAACCTTAAGAACCACTAAACCAACTCCTTGGAATTCTAAAACATGCTTAATTGTACTCAAGGGAAGGATAAAGAAGATAAATGAGTAAGGGAAaggacaaaaagaaaattcctcTCTACATATATGTTTGGATgtaaaagagaagagagagaatggtGCAAGTATGGGCaaattcttttttctcctttgcCCCATCCTTGCTGGCACCAACCTTACCTCCTCTTGCCACactcaatttttattagtttatattaaaaaattcataaattaaattaaaaaccataaaacataatttttttttaaaatctaatattaTAAAATCTTCTCAAAGCATAATAATACAACAATTCAAgtatttaaaaacacaaaaacacttcaaaaataactatacaacaacaacaaaaaaagataaacaaattaaattttaaaaccaaaaataaaagataaacttAATAATACAATatcaaaagaaaacataaatttaaattttgaaacacaTATAAAGCTCAGGCACCACCCACTTGTACCCGACCAATACAGGCGCGGTGGGCCATGAGTCAAAGGTAAAAGAGGGTATAGTCTGGTGGTAGGGAGAAGGTGGAAGTCTATTCTGGGATTCCcactcaagctcttttgggggaaatgtcctgTTGGGATGAAATATATAACACCCCATGATTTTGAtaccaataaaattattatacgCAAATTAAAAATGAGGCCTACAATTAAATGGATTTAATTGAATTAGGcctaagatattaaaaataagataaatactATGGAATATGAAGCCCAAGTATGGTggcataagtatatatatgggTCTTGATAAGCTTTTAAAAACCCCAGCCTTTTACCTCTTAAGATACACGTATATATAGGGGTGTGTAAAAGGAAACCGGAGCCGACCTTCCCGCACTGGCGTCAACCTTCCCGCACCGCATCTACAACCGATCGACGAGGCCGACGCTGGCAATTGGAACGCAAAGGGACATCCGACGCCGGTGCGGTGCAATCTTCGGAGCTAAAATACCTCACCAATGAAGGCGCCGAACCGAACCGATATATGCATCTCATACATTAGTTTTTCAACCTTTGGATACACGGCGTCGTTTTACTGAGtgaagattttaatttttttactaaaacaacGTCGTATTGGAACACAAAACGCACCGTTTGGTTGAATTGGATCTAGGTTTTCAGA
Coding sequences within:
- the LOC142613456 gene encoding geraniol 8-hydroxylase-like, coding for MTELPSNPDIMAKAKQELGETIGFGRSIEEKDIPRLPYLQTLLKETMRLHPTAPLLLPHRAEMDVEVCGYTIPKHTQVFMNAWAIARDPMYWDKPTQLIPERFRGNEVDFRGTNFSFIPFGYGRWICPGLTLAIRMLSLLLASLIHRFDWRLLDQMAPEDIDTSDKFGITMQKVIPLVAIPVVVAKA